GCGCACATCGAAGCCGCCGGGCTCGATCCGCAAGCGCCGCGCCTGCGCTTGGCGCTCGCGTTGGCGCGCACGCTCGTCGGGTTTCCGCGCCATCTGTCGCAGCATTCGGGCGGTTTCGTGATCGCGCGCGGGCGGCTCGACGAAGTCTGCCCGGTCGTCGATGCGGCGATGGAAGCGCGCACGATCCTCGAATGGGACAAGGACGATCTCGAAGCGCTCGGCATCCTCAAGATCGACGTGCTGGCGCTGGGCATGCTGACCTGCATCCGCAAGGCGTTCGATCTGATTGCCGGCGTCGGCGGTCCGCGCCTCGAACTTGCCGACGTGCCGGCCGAGGATCCAGCCGTCTACGACATGCTGTGCCGTGCGGACTCGATCGGCGTGTTCCAGGTCGAAAGCCGCGCGCAGATGAGCATGCTGCCGCGCCTGAAGCCGCGCTGCTTCTACGATCTCGTGATCCAAGTCGCGATCGTACGCCCAGGCCCGATCCAGGGCGACATGGTGCATCCCTATTTGCGCCGCCGCAGCGGCCAGGAGGCCGTCTCGTTCCCGTCCAAAGCGCTCGAACAGGTGCTCGGCAAAACCTTGGGCGTACCGCTGTTCCAGGAGCAGGCCATGAAAATCGCGATCGTCGCGGCCGGCTTCATGCCAACCGAGGCCGATGCGCTGCGCCGTGCGATGGCGACGTTCAAGCGTGCGGGCCTCATCGCCGGTTTCGGCACCAAACTCGTTGAAGGCATGGTCGCGCGCGGCTACGAACGCGACTTTGCCGAACGCTGCTTTCGCCAGATCGAAGGCTTCGGCACCTACGGTTTTCCCGAAAGCCATGCGGCGTCTTTTGCGTTGCTCGTCTATGTCTCGGCCTGGCTCAAATGCCACCATCCGGCAGCGTTTGCGGCCGCCTTGCTCAACAGCCAGCCGATGGGTTTCTACGCGCCCGCCCAGATCGTGCGCGACGCCCAGGAACACGGCGTGCGCGTGGCCCCGCCTTGCGCCGATCGCAGCCTATGGGACGCAATCCTCGAAGACGCTGCCACACTGCGCTTGGGTCTGCGCCAGATAAAAGGCTTGTTCCAAGCGGCGGCCGAAGCCTTGGTCGCTTCCCGCCCCGAAGGCGGCTATGCAGGGCCGGCCGATGCCGCACGGCGCGCCAAGCTCGACCGCGGCGATCTCGAAGCATTGGCGCGCGGCGATGCATTTGCCGCCGCCGGGGCAAGCGGATTGCCGCGGCGCCAAGCGCTGTGGCAAGCGGGTTTGCGTGCACCGCGCCTTTTGCCGTTGTTCGACGGGCTGCCGCCCGACGATGCGCCGATCGTGCTGCCGGAAATGGCGCTGGGCGAACAGGTGGCCGAAGACTACGCGCATCTGCGCCTGTCGCTGAAAGCCCATCCGATCGCCTTGCTGCGCGGCGATCTTGCAGCCGCACGTCTGCAGACATGCGAACAGCTTACGCGCAGCAAAAACGGGGCGCGTACGACATTGGCGGGCTTGGTGCTGCTGCGCCAGCGCCCCGGCACGGCCAAGGGCACACTCTTCGTCACACTCGAAGACGAAACCGGTATTGCCAATCTGATCGTCTGGCCGCACGTGTTCGCAGCATATCGGCCGGTGGTGTTGGGCGCGCGGCTGCTGCAAGTCGAAGGCCAAGTGCAGCGCGAAGCAAGCGTGGTGCACGTGATCGTGCGCAAACTTTTCGACCGCTCGGCTTTGCTTGCCACGCTCGTCGGCAGTGCCCCCGTCCACTACCCGTCGCGCGATTTCCGCTGACGGCTCGCGAAGCGCGCTCAGTCCACAATAAAGAGTGTGGCGCCGTCGCGGGTGCGCGAGCGGTGCGCTTCGGCACCGTCGGCGACCTGATAGCTGACGCCAGGCCCCATCTTGAACACGCGCCCGTCGGCGAGTTCCGTCTCAAGCTCGCCTGTCAGAACCAGCAGCACGTGCCCCTTCTGGCACCAATGGTCGGCGAGATAACCCGGACTGTATTCGACCATGCGTACCCGGATGTCGCCGAACTGCTGCGTGCGCCACGTTGCATGTCCAGTTTCACCTGGATGCTCGGTGCGTTCGACCGTCGTCCAATCGACCGTCGCAAAGGGGATCCCGGACATTCGCATGACGCCTCCATAAAATTTTTCGCAACTTATGTCGAGTCGCCCTTGGCCGACTCCGACAGGGTATGAAAGGGTACATGTGGATATCCCGAATCGAGGCACAAACACATGCAGTTCCGAGTCTTTTCCACAGCGATGGTTTTGCTCTTGGCAGCCACCTCTGCGCACGCGCAAAAGCGCCCGCAATATCTGGACGGACTCTATGTCAGCGGCCAGGCCGGCCTCAATAAGACCGAGGAAAGCGGAACGAGCCGCGACAGTGTGACGACCAAGGCAGGGTTCGCCCGCGGTGCGACCGGCAGCGTTGCCGTCGGTTACGGGCTCGGCAACGGGTTCCGCGGCGAAGTTGAAGCCGCTGTGCGCCAAGCCACGGTAAACTCGCTCGCCAACATCCGTGACATCGATGACGGCTCGGGCTTAGGCACCACCGTGCAGATCAACCCCGGTCCGGGCGGCAGGGTACGCACACTGAGCGTTATGGGCAATGTAATGTACGATATTCCGACATCGATCGGCGTTACCCCGTTCGTGGGCGCTGGCGTTGGCGGCGCACGCATCGAAGCACGCAACTTGGGTCCTGACAGTCGCGGCGCCATTACCACCGGCTCGAAAATCGTGCCCGCTTACCAAGGCCTTGCGGGCGTCAATGTCGGCGTTACCGACAATGTGTCGGTCGGCGTGACCTATCGTTACTTTGCGACCGACAAGGCCTCGATCGCCTCGGATGCCGGCACGCCGACGAAGTTCGCAGTTCGCGACCATTCGGTCATGGCCGGCCTCACATGGTCTTTCAATGCGCAGCCGACCAGCGCGCCCAATGCAATGGCAAACGTCGCCGTTGTGCCCTCGGCAACCCAACCTCAGCAACAGGCGATGACCGGCCCCACCCCGCAATTGGCGAGCCCTGCCTTCGGCAACCAACCGCAGGTCGCCGCCGTCACGCCGACGGCTGCTGCGGCAGGGGCAGGTCCGCGCGCCTTCACAGTGTTCTTTGAATTCGACAAGGCCGCCATTTCGAGCGATGCAGACCGTGTACTGGTCCAAGCGGCCGAAACGGCGAAGGCTGGCGTGTTTACCCGAATTCGGGCAACAGGCCATACCGATACGGTTGGGACTGCGCGCTACAACATGGCGCTGTCGATCCGACGCGCCAATGCGGTGCGCGATGTGCTGGTCCGTGAGGGTATTCCGGCCACACAGATCGTCGTTGTGGGGCGCGGCGAGACCCAGCTCTTGGTCCCGACGCCGGACAACATCAACGAACCGCGCAATCGCCGGGTCGAAATCGTTATAGAATAATGGCTTAGAGATAGCGCTTACCGTGGCCCAGGACCGTTGCAGTTGCGCCACAGAGTACAACTACCTATGCCAAACGTGGTGCAAAACGGGAATTCTGTGCTAAAACACGATCATGATTCGCCAGCCGCCCTGGCTATCGACGCTTCGAAAAAGGATACCCTATGAAATTGCGCACCGCCCTCCTTACCGCCGTCGCGTCCATCGCGCTGATCGGTTCCGCCTCGGCTCAGAATACGACCGGCTTCTATATCGGCGGTGCAGCCGGCTTATCGATTATCGATGAGATCGACGGCACCTACAAACCGGCCGGCACGAAGGCCACGCAGGATTACAAGACAGGCTACGGCCTGTCCGGTGCGCTTGGTTACGGCTACAGCAACGGCTTCCGCTCGGAAATAGAAGCGGCCTACTCTGAAGCCAAGGCGAAGAACAGCAGCTATTCGCTGGGCAGCGGCATCACCGCTTCGACCGGCGGCAACGCCAACGCCTTCTCGCTGTTCGGCAACGCACTGTATGACTTTAATATCGGCCTACCCGTCACGCCGTATGTCGGCGTCGGCCTCGGTTGGTTGCGTCTGGCCGCCGAAACGAAGGTCAATTCGAACGCCGGCAACATCAAGTTGATCGACGATTCGACCGATACGGTCGGCTACCAGCTGATCGCTGGCATGTCGCTGCCGATTATGGCCAATCTCAAAGCCACGCTCGACTATCGCTTCAAGTCGACCTTCGAGAAGCCGAAATTCGACACGACGGCTGAAACGCGCAATCTCAACGCCAATCTACGTACGTTCGAAGCCGACCGCCCGATGATCCACAACGTGTTCTTGGGGCTACGTTACGAGTTCGGCGCCCCGGCGCGTCCGGCTCCGGCCGCAACGCCTGTCCAGGCTCCGGCACCGGCTCCGGCGCCCGCTCCTGTCGCGGCTCCGGCCCCCGCTCCGGCGCCTGCCGCTGCTCCGGCCGCTCAGATCCAGCGCAACTTCCTCGTCTTCTTCGATTTCAACGAATCGGTCCTGACGCCGGAAGCCTCGCGCATCATACAGCAAGCTGCCACGACCGCCCGCCAGGGCAACGTGACGCGCATCACGGCGACGGGCCACACCGACACGTCGGGCTCGCCGGCTTACAACCAGCGCCTCTCCGAGCGTCGTGCCGACGCCGTTCGCGCCGACTTGGTTCGCCAGGGCATCCCGGCCAGCCAGATCGTCACGATCGGCCGCGGCGAAAGCGAACTGCGCGTGCGCACCGCCGACGGCGTGCGCGAGCCGCAGAACCGCCGCGTGGAAATCGTTCTTCAGTAACGGTTTCGATCCGCCAAACGGCAAAAGGGCCGGTCGCAAGACCGGCCCTTTTTGTTTGTCCCAAAATCGCGCGAACCGAGACCGATCCGCTGCGATCGATCGCCGTTACGGCGCCAATGCGTACTGCATGGCTGGATCGCGGCCGCAAACCTCGCCGACCCGCATGATGCCGCCTTTGACCTTGGCTTCGACATGTTCGCCAAGCTTGCCGCGCGGAATGTCGGCGACGTCGGAAAACTGCTTGACCGTCTCCTCGCAGAAACTTTGGCTTGCCATCGAGCGATTGGAGGCGTCGTTGGCGAGTGCTGTCGTGAACGTATCGTAGCGGCGCTGCGGATTGCCCGTGCCGAGCCGCGCAAAATGCTGCTGCAGCACCCGATTGTGGCGCTGGAGTTCGGCGCTGTGCCGGTCCATGAAAGCGTTGTAATGGCCGCTTTGGTCGATGGCGCGTGTGCAGGACAATGTCGCGACCATCAATTCGGTCTGCAGAACGCGCGCCTTGACGGCGATAGCCTCCTCGCGCGTCAGACATTGCTGTTGGGCGTAGGCCAAGCCCGAACCGAGACTCAGCGCAACGAGGGCAGTGCTTAGGGTTCGGGTCAAACGCAAAATTCTCTCCTGCCGAAGCGAGCTGAATACGCGTTATATACGAACAACGGCATACTTCCGATCAGCTTTTTTGACGCATCACTAAGTCGCGGAGGTCGCATTGAAAATCGGGATCGTCGGACTCGGCGCGATCGGTGCGGCCGTCGCAAAGCAACTGCCAACACCGCTCGAACTCGTCGCCGTCTCGGGCCGCGAGTCGCACGCAACGTCGGCCAAATGCGCAGCTTTGGGCCTCGGCGCGCTCGCAACCGACCTTGCAACGCTCATCGCCGCCAGCGACGTGGTCGTCGATTGTGCCGTCGCCGCAAGCTTCCGCAGTATCGCCGAGCCCAGCGTTGCGGCAGGGCGCGTCTTCGTCACGGTCAATGCGGCGGCTTTGCTCGACCATCTCGATCTGGTCGCGCTTGCCCAAGCCAAGGGCGGACGCATCGTCGTCGCCACGGGTGCACTGCTGGCCCTCGATGCCGTAGCCGCCGCTGCCCTTGGCCGCATCGAAAGCGTGACGATGCGCAATCGCAAACCGCCGCTTGGGCTCAAGGGTGCGCCCTACATCGTCGCCAACGGCATCGATCTCGCCGCGATCGCGACGGCAACCTGCGTGTTCCGAGGTACGGCGCGCGAAGCGGCCAAAGGCTTTCCGGCCAACGTCAATGTCGCCGCCGCGTTGAGCCTGGCGGGTGCCGGCCCCGACCGCACGATGGTCGAAATCTGGGCCGATCCGACCCTCACCCGCAATGTGCACGAGTTCGACCTCGTGTCGGACAGCGTATCCTTCTCGGTGCGCACCGAGGGCCTGCCGAGCCCCGACAATCCGAAAACCAGCGCCATCGTGCCGCTGTCTGTGATCGCAACCCTGCAGCGGCTCGCGAGCCCGCTCAGGATCGGAACGTAGTCGTGATTTTCGTGCCGGCAGCCAGGAACTTGTGCACGGGGCAATGTTCGGCGATGGCCAACAGGCGCTGGCGCTGTTCGGCATCGAGCGTGCCCACCAGTTCGATCTCGCGCCGGATCGTATTGTCGGCCGCCATGGCCACATAGGTCGCAATCCGCTCGATCGGCCAGCCTTTGCGGTCAGCATAGAGGCGCACGGTCATGTTCGTGCACGCGCCGAGCCCCGTGAGCACGAGACCGAAGGGCGGCAAGCCCGCCCCTCCCCCGCCCTCGGCTGCCGGCATGTCGGCCACAAGACTATGGCCGCCGCCAACGGCTTGGCTGACGTATTTTGGCCCC
Above is a genomic segment from Magnetospirillum sp. containing:
- a CDS encoding error-prone DNA polymerase, producing MTGRATASATYAELQVTTNFSFLRGASHPHEFVATAKALGHCAIGIADHGSFAGIVRAHVAAKEAGLKLLVGVRVDPADGPPLLLYAKNRTGYAGLCRLISAGRRRAGHGNGCQVSLAECLAVKGNAVAIALGPIELDAMAAAFGRDAYLAATFRYAGDDAAAIAAQAQLARRHRLRLVATNDVQAHAPERRALHDVLACIRNLQTIDTAGYLLAANAERHLKLPAEMARLFAAWPDAIAATAAIAAACDFSLDQVRYDYPDLPGAEPGSAQATLTRLAWDGAKERYPAGIPPSVAAQISYELKIVAELGYAPYFLTVHDIIMFARNRGILCQGRGSAANSAVCYCIGITAVDPARMDLLFERFVSAARNEPPDIDVDFEHERREEVIQYIYAHYGREQAGLAGAIAAYRARSALRDVGKALGLTADAIAALSGSVWGRSEAAIDDAHIEAAGLDPQAPRLRLALALARTLVGFPRHLSQHSGGFVIARGRLDEVCPVVDAAMEARTILEWDKDDLEALGILKIDVLALGMLTCIRKAFDLIAGVGGPRLELADVPAEDPAVYDMLCRADSIGVFQVESRAQMSMLPRLKPRCFYDLVIQVAIVRPGPIQGDMVHPYLRRRSGQEAVSFPSKALEQVLGKTLGVPLFQEQAMKIAIVAAGFMPTEADALRRAMATFKRAGLIAGFGTKLVEGMVARGYERDFAERCFRQIEGFGTYGFPESHAASFALLVYVSAWLKCHHPAAFAAALLNSQPMGFYAPAQIVRDAQEHGVRVAPPCADRSLWDAILEDAATLRLGLRQIKGLFQAAAEALVASRPEGGYAGPADAARRAKLDRGDLEALARGDAFAAAGASGLPRRQALWQAGLRAPRLLPLFDGLPPDDAPIVLPEMALGEQVAEDYAHLRLSLKAHPIALLRGDLAAARLQTCEQLTRSKNGARTTLAGLVLLRQRPGTAKGTLFVTLEDETGIANLIVWPHVFAAYRPVVLGARLLQVEGQVQREASVVHVIVRKLFDRSALLATLVGSAPVHYPSRDFR
- a CDS encoding DHCW motif cupin fold protein; this encodes MRMSGIPFATVDWTTVERTEHPGETGHATWRTQQFGDIRVRMVEYSPGYLADHWCQKGHVLLVLTGELETELADGRVFKMGPGVSYQVADGAEAHRSRTRDGATLFIVD
- a CDS encoding OmpA family protein yields the protein MAATSAHAQKRPQYLDGLYVSGQAGLNKTEESGTSRDSVTTKAGFARGATGSVAVGYGLGNGFRGEVEAAVRQATVNSLANIRDIDDGSGLGTTVQINPGPGGRVRTLSVMGNVMYDIPTSIGVTPFVGAGVGGARIEARNLGPDSRGAITTGSKIVPAYQGLAGVNVGVTDNVSVGVTYRYFATDKASIASDAGTPTKFAVRDHSVMAGLTWSFNAQPTSAPNAMANVAVVPSATQPQQQAMTGPTPQLASPAFGNQPQVAAVTPTAAAAGAGPRAFTVFFEFDKAAISSDADRVLVQAAETAKAGVFTRIRATGHTDTVGTARYNMALSIRRANAVRDVLVREGIPATQIVVVGRGETQLLVPTPDNINEPRNRRVEIVIE
- a CDS encoding OmpA family protein translates to MKLRTALLTAVASIALIGSASAQNTTGFYIGGAAGLSIIDEIDGTYKPAGTKATQDYKTGYGLSGALGYGYSNGFRSEIEAAYSEAKAKNSSYSLGSGITASTGGNANAFSLFGNALYDFNIGLPVTPYVGVGLGWLRLAAETKVNSNAGNIKLIDDSTDTVGYQLIAGMSLPIMANLKATLDYRFKSTFEKPKFDTTAETRNLNANLRTFEADRPMIHNVFLGLRYEFGAPARPAPAATPVQAPAPAPAPAPVAAPAPAPAPAAAPAAQIQRNFLVFFDFNESVLTPEASRIIQQAATTARQGNVTRITATGHTDTSGSPAYNQRLSERRADAVRADLVRQGIPASQIVTIGRGESELRVRTADGVREPQNRRVEIVLQ
- a CDS encoding aspartate dehydrogenase → MKIGIVGLGAIGAAVAKQLPTPLELVAVSGRESHATSAKCAALGLGALATDLATLIAASDVVVDCAVAASFRSIAEPSVAAGRVFVTVNAAALLDHLDLVALAQAKGGRIVVATGALLALDAVAAAALGRIESVTMRNRKPPLGLKGAPYIVANGIDLAAIATATCVFRGTAREAAKGFPANVNVAAALSLAGAGPDRTMVEIWADPTLTRNVHEFDLVSDSVSFSVRTEGLPSPDNPKTSAIVPLSVIATLQRLASPLRIGT
- a CDS encoding OsmC family protein; translation: MAHTPDIVVTETGPKYVSQAVGGGHSLVADMPAAEGGGGAGLPPFGLVLTGLGACTNMTVRLYADRKGWPIERIATYVAMAADNTIRREIELVGTLDAEQRQRLLAIAEHCPVHKFLAAGTKITTTFRS